Within the Nocardioides humi genome, the region GCTTGAGAAGATCGGCACCGACGAGGCGCTCGCGCTGCGCGGCAAGGCGGCCGTCGCCAACGCCCGGCTCGCGTACGCCGCCTTCGAGGAGGTGCTCGGCTCCGCGCGCTGGCAGGCGCTCGCCGGGACGGGCGCCAACCCCCAGCGGCCGCTGTGGGCGTCCACGGGCGTCAAGAACCCGGCGTACCCCGACACGCTCTACGTCACCGACCTGGTCGTCGCCGACACCGTCAACACCATGCCCGAGAAGACGCTGCTGGCGTTCGCCGACCACGGCGACGTCACCGGCGACCAGGTGACCGGCCGGGCCGCCGACGCGCAGGCCGTGTTCGACCAGCTGGCCGCGGCCGGGATCGACCTCGACGACGTGTTCGTGGTCCTCGAGACCGAGGGGGTCGACAAGTTCAAGGCCTCCTGGACCGAGCTCGTCGCCACCGTCCGGACGCAGATGGACAAGGCCAAGGGCTGAGCCGTGGGCGCGGCTCCCGTCGACCCGACCGCGACCGAGGCCTGGGGGCGGCTCGCCGAGCTGGCGTCGGGCTTCCGGCCCGACCTGCCCGGCCTGCTCACCGACGCCGAGTGGGTGAGCCGCTCGACGGTCCGGGCCGCGGACCTGCGCGTGGACCTCTCCAAGAACCTGGTCACGCCCGAGATCTGGAAGGCGCTGCGCTCCCTGGCCGCGGAGGTCGGTCTCGAGGAGCGGCGGGACGCCATGTTCCGCGGCGAGCGGATCAACGTCACCGAGGACCGTGCCGTGCTCCACACGGCGCTGCGCCGGCCCCCGGACGCCGAGGGCCCGGAGGTCGGCGGCGAGGACGTCGTCGCGCAGGTGCACGAGGTGCTGCGTCGCGTCTACGCCTTCGCGGACGACGTGCGCTCGGGCGCCTGGCGCGGCTTCACGGGGCAGCCCATCCGCACGGTCGTCAACATCGGCATCGGCGGCTCGGACCTCGGACCCGTGATGGCGTACGAGGCGCTCAAGGCGTACGTCCAGGACGGCCTGGAGTGCCGGTTCATCAGCAATATCGACCCGACGGACGCGGCGCAGACCCTCGCCGGGCTCGACCCCGCGACGACGCTGTTCATCGTGGCCAGCAAGACCTTCGGGACCCTGGAGACGCTCACCAACGCCCGGCTGTGCCGGACCTGGCTGCTCGACGGACTCGGCGCCGGCGAGGAGGCGGTGTCCCGGCACTTCGTCGCCGTCTCCACCGCGCTCGACAAGGTGGCGGCCTTCGGCATCGACCCGGCCAACGCGTTCGGGTTCTGGGACTGGGTGGGCGGGCGCTACTCCGTCGACTCGGCCATCGGCACCTCGCTCGCGGTCGCGATCGGTCCCGAGCGGTTCGCGGAGTTCCTGGCCGGCTTCCACGCGGTCGACGAGCACTTCCGCACCACCCCGCTGGAGGACAACGTCCCGGCGCTGATGGGGCTGCTCAACGTCTGGTACACCGACTTCCTCGGCGCCCAGTCCCACGCGGTCCTCCCCTACGCGCAGTCGCTGCACCGGTTCCCGGCGTACCTGCAGCAGCTGACCATGGAGTCCAACGGCAAGAGCGTGCGCTGGGACGGCACCGCGGTCACCACCGACACCGGCGAGGTGTTCTGGGGCGAGCC harbors:
- the pgi gene encoding glucose-6-phosphate isomerase; this translates as MGAAPVDPTATEAWGRLAELASGFRPDLPGLLTDAEWVSRSTVRAADLRVDLSKNLVTPEIWKALRSLAAEVGLEERRDAMFRGERINVTEDRAVLHTALRRPPDAEGPEVGGEDVVAQVHEVLRRVYAFADDVRSGAWRGFTGQPIRTVVNIGIGGSDLGPVMAYEALKAYVQDGLECRFISNIDPTDAAQTLAGLDPATTLFIVASKTFGTLETLTNARLCRTWLLDGLGAGEEAVSRHFVAVSTALDKVAAFGIDPANAFGFWDWVGGRYSVDSAIGTSLAVAIGPERFAEFLAGFHAVDEHFRTTPLEDNVPALMGLLNVWYTDFLGAQSHAVLPYAQSLHRFPAYLQQLTMESNGKSVRWDGTAVTTDTGEVFWGEPGTNGQHAFYQLLHQGTRLVPADFIAFATPSYPLTDGSTDVHELLLANFLAQTKALAYGKSADEVRAEGTAEAVVPARVFSGNRPTTSIMAPALTPSVLGQLIALYEHITFTQGVVWGIDSFDQWGVELGKQLALQIVPALGGDAAVLAEQDASTRAMIDYYREHRRR